One Apis cerana isolate GH-2021 linkage group LG15, AcerK_1.0, whole genome shotgun sequence DNA window includes the following coding sequences:
- the LOC108003730 gene encoding CDGSH iron-sulfur domain-containing protein 2 homolog isoform X1 — protein sequence MMPIAHLVKVTLPNYLAGLPIPDSIGGWFRLGSKKLIRDWIALIPPTALVAGIGYMSYKAFCPLARSPCGLVNLSVKKDVNKVVDSVDIEDITEKAAFCRCWRSKNWPYCDGAHGRHNQEMNDNVGPLVITRKKD from the exons ATGATGCCAATAGCACATCTCGTTAAAGTAACTCTTCCAAATTATTTAGCTGGATTACCTATTCCAGATTCTATAGGAGGATGGTTTCGACTTGGAAGTAagaaattaa TACGAGACTGGATTGCCTTAATTCCACCTACCGCATTAGTAGCAGGTATTGGTTACATGTCATACAAAGCATTTTGTCCATTGGCTAGATca CCATGTGGACTTGTGAATCTCAGTGTAAAAAAAGATGTAAATAAAGTAGTAGATTCAGTTGATATAGAAGATATTACTGAAAAAGCTGCATTTTGTCGTTGTTGGAGATCTAAAAAt tgGCCATATTGCGATGGTGCTCATGGACGTCATAATCAAGAAATGAATGATAATGTGGGTCCTCTTGTAAttacaagaaagaaagattaa
- the LOC108003730 gene encoding CDGSH iron-sulfur domain-containing protein 2 homolog isoform X2, whose amino-acid sequence MMPIAHLVKVTLPNYLAGLPIPDSIGGWFRLGIRDWIALIPPTALVAGIGYMSYKAFCPLARSPCGLVNLSVKKDVNKVVDSVDIEDITEKAAFCRCWRSKNWPYCDGAHGRHNQEMNDNVGPLVITRKKD is encoded by the exons ATGATGCCAATAGCACATCTCGTTAAAGTAACTCTTCCAAATTATTTAGCTGGATTACCTATTCCAGATTCTATAGGAGGATGGTTTCGACTTGGAA TACGAGACTGGATTGCCTTAATTCCACCTACCGCATTAGTAGCAGGTATTGGTTACATGTCATACAAAGCATTTTGTCCATTGGCTAGATca CCATGTGGACTTGTGAATCTCAGTGTAAAAAAAGATGTAAATAAAGTAGTAGATTCAGTTGATATAGAAGATATTACTGAAAAAGCTGCATTTTGTCGTTGTTGGAGATCTAAAAAt tgGCCATATTGCGATGGTGCTCATGGACGTCATAATCAAGAAATGAATGATAATGTGGGTCCTCTTGTAAttacaagaaagaaagattaa
- the LOC108003731 gene encoding probable ATP-dependent RNA helicase ddx42 isoform X3, which produces MFHLSVTFVLVILFVGKVSSLPQDKQENKMNIVINLNKMANILNNNKTIKSSMKTIEKETINENNNFIFKNSINTVVSTIEVKKKKNEIQNCTSTKEQHDMLNCNVTPHDDDDEDNIEQIPLLNFTESTITTVDITNINVETDHFINNNNSDTSTDLKHTTNINEASIDFISPLLVDKVVANIGSENIIKTMKSVNHTNNKHMSSGIIALITAISFAVAIALVYIGMIIWRRYIEYRYGHRELLVNELEFDTNDLRHFEL; this is translated from the exons atgtttcacttGTCGGTGACCTTTGTTTTGGTGATTTTGTTTG TTGGTAAAGTATCTTCACTTCCACAagataaacaagaaaataaaatgaatattgtaataaacttAAACAAAATGgctaatattttgaataataataaaacaattaaatcttcAATGAAGACTATAGAAAAGG aaacaataaacgaaaataataactttatatttaaaaattcaatcaatacaGTTGTAAGTACaattgaagtaaaaaaaaaaaaaaatgaaatacaaaattgtaCTTCTACAAAAGAACAACACGACATGCTTAATTGTAATGTGACACCacacgatgatgatgatgaagacAACATAGAacaaattccattattaaattttacag aatcTACGATAACAACTGTGGATATTACGAACATTAATGTTGAAACAGATcacttcataaataataataattcag atacaaGTACAGATTTAAAACATACtactaatattaatgaagcatcgattgattttatatcGCCATTGCTAGTAGATAAAGTTGTTGCAAATATAGGctctgaaaatattattaagactATGAAATCTGTCAATCATACAAACAACAAACATATGTCTTCAGGAATTATAGCGTTAATTACCGCAATCAGTTTTGCTGTAGCAATTGCATTGGTATATATTGGTATGATCATTTGGAGGCGGTATATTGA atatcgaTATGGACATCGGGAATTACTTGTTAATGAATTAGAATTTGATACTAATGATTTGCGACATTTTGAg cTGTGA
- the LOC108003731 gene encoding uncharacterized protein LOC108003731 isoform X4 has translation MFHLSVTFVLVILFVGKVSSLPQDKQENKMNIVINLNKMANILNNNKTIKSSMKTIEKVVSTIEVKKKKNEIQNCTSTKEQHDMLNCNVTPHDDDDEDNIEQIPLLNFTESTITTVDITNINVETDHFINNNNSDTSTDLKHTTNINEASIDFISPLLVDKVVANIGSENIIKTMKSVNHTNNKHMSSGIIALITAISFAVAIALVYIGMIIWRRYIEYRYGHRELLVNELEFDTNDLRHFEL, from the exons atgtttcacttGTCGGTGACCTTTGTTTTGGTGATTTTGTTTG TTGGTAAAGTATCTTCACTTCCACAagataaacaagaaaataaaatgaatattgtaataaacttAAACAAAATGgctaatattttgaataataataaaacaattaaatcttcAATGAAGACTATAGAAAAGG TTGTAAGTACaattgaagtaaaaaaaaaaaaaaatgaaatacaaaattgtaCTTCTACAAAAGAACAACACGACATGCTTAATTGTAATGTGACACCacacgatgatgatgatgaagacAACATAGAacaaattccattattaaattttacag aatcTACGATAACAACTGTGGATATTACGAACATTAATGTTGAAACAGATcacttcataaataataataattcag atacaaGTACAGATTTAAAACATACtactaatattaatgaagcatcgattgattttatatcGCCATTGCTAGTAGATAAAGTTGTTGCAAATATAGGctctgaaaatattattaagactATGAAATCTGTCAATCATACAAACAACAAACATATGTCTTCAGGAATTATAGCGTTAATTACCGCAATCAGTTTTGCTGTAGCAATTGCATTGGTATATATTGGTATGATCATTTGGAGGCGGTATATTGA atatcgaTATGGACATCGGGAATTACTTGTTAATGAATTAGAATTTGATACTAATGATTTGCGACATTTTGAg cTGTGA
- the LOC108003731 gene encoding probable ATP-dependent RNA helicase ddx42 isoform X1, which produces MVIDEYLYVVNFFLYIYFYNRIKNLLFYGSLLVGKVSSLPQDKQENKMNIVINLNKMANILNNNKTIKSSMKTIEKETINENNNFIFKNSINTVVSTIEVKKKKNEIQNCTSTKEQHDMLNCNVTPHDDDDEDNIEQIPLLNFTESTITTVDITNINVETDHFINNNNSDTSTDLKHTTNINEASIDFISPLLVDKVVANIGSENIIKTMKSVNHTNNKHMSSGIIALITAISFAVAIALVYIGMIIWRRYIEYRYGHRELLVNELEFDTNDLRHFEL; this is translated from the exons ATGGTAATTgacgaatatttatatgttgttaatttttttttgtatatatatttttataatagaattaagaatttattattttatggttCGTTATTAGTTGGTAAAGTATCTTCACTTCCACAagataaacaagaaaataaaatgaatattgtaataaacttAAACAAAATGgctaatattttgaataataataaaacaattaaatcttcAATGAAGACTATAGAAAAGG aaacaataaacgaaaataataactttatatttaaaaattcaatcaatacaGTTGTAAGTACaattgaagtaaaaaaaaaaaaaaatgaaatacaaaattgtaCTTCTACAAAAGAACAACACGACATGCTTAATTGTAATGTGACACCacacgatgatgatgatgaagacAACATAGAacaaattccattattaaattttacag aatcTACGATAACAACTGTGGATATTACGAACATTAATGTTGAAACAGATcacttcataaataataataattcag atacaaGTACAGATTTAAAACATACtactaatattaatgaagcatcgattgattttatatcGCCATTGCTAGTAGATAAAGTTGTTGCAAATATAGGctctgaaaatattattaagactATGAAATCTGTCAATCATACAAACAACAAACATATGTCTTCAGGAATTATAGCGTTAATTACCGCAATCAGTTTTGCTGTAGCAATTGCATTGGTATATATTGGTATGATCATTTGGAGGCGGTATATTGA atatcgaTATGGACATCGGGAATTACTTGTTAATGAATTAGAATTTGATACTAATGATTTGCGACATTTTGAg cTGTGA
- the LOC108003731 gene encoding uncharacterized protein LOC108003731 isoform X2: protein MVIDEYLYVVNFFLYIYFYNRIKNLLFYGSLLVGKVSSLPQDKQENKMNIVINLNKMANILNNNKTIKSSMKTIEKVVSTIEVKKKKNEIQNCTSTKEQHDMLNCNVTPHDDDDEDNIEQIPLLNFTESTITTVDITNINVETDHFINNNNSDTSTDLKHTTNINEASIDFISPLLVDKVVANIGSENIIKTMKSVNHTNNKHMSSGIIALITAISFAVAIALVYIGMIIWRRYIEYRYGHRELLVNELEFDTNDLRHFEL from the exons ATGGTAATTgacgaatatttatatgttgttaatttttttttgtatatatatttttataatagaattaagaatttattattttatggttCGTTATTAGTTGGTAAAGTATCTTCACTTCCACAagataaacaagaaaataaaatgaatattgtaataaacttAAACAAAATGgctaatattttgaataataataaaacaattaaatcttcAATGAAGACTATAGAAAAGG TTGTAAGTACaattgaagtaaaaaaaaaaaaaaatgaaatacaaaattgtaCTTCTACAAAAGAACAACACGACATGCTTAATTGTAATGTGACACCacacgatgatgatgatgaagacAACATAGAacaaattccattattaaattttacag aatcTACGATAACAACTGTGGATATTACGAACATTAATGTTGAAACAGATcacttcataaataataataattcag atacaaGTACAGATTTAAAACATACtactaatattaatgaagcatcgattgattttatatcGCCATTGCTAGTAGATAAAGTTGTTGCAAATATAGGctctgaaaatattattaagactATGAAATCTGTCAATCATACAAACAACAAACATATGTCTTCAGGAATTATAGCGTTAATTACCGCAATCAGTTTTGCTGTAGCAATTGCATTGGTATATATTGGTATGATCATTTGGAGGCGGTATATTGA atatcgaTATGGACATCGGGAATTACTTGTTAATGAATTAGAATTTGATACTAATGATTTGCGACATTTTGAg cTGTGA
- the LOC108003731 gene encoding probable ATP-dependent RNA helicase ddx42 isoform X5 produces MNIVINLNKMANILNNNKTIKSSMKTIEKETINENNNFIFKNSINTVVSTIEVKKKKNEIQNCTSTKEQHDMLNCNVTPHDDDDEDNIEQIPLLNFTESTITTVDITNINVETDHFINNNNSDTSTDLKHTTNINEASIDFISPLLVDKVVANIGSENIIKTMKSVNHTNNKHMSSGIIALITAISFAVAIALVYIGMIIWRRYIEYRYGHRELLVNELEFDTNDLRHFEL; encoded by the exons atgaatattgtaataaacttAAACAAAATGgctaatattttgaataataataaaacaattaaatcttcAATGAAGACTATAGAAAAGG aaacaataaacgaaaataataactttatatttaaaaattcaatcaatacaGTTGTAAGTACaattgaagtaaaaaaaaaaaaaaatgaaatacaaaattgtaCTTCTACAAAAGAACAACACGACATGCTTAATTGTAATGTGACACCacacgatgatgatgatgaagacAACATAGAacaaattccattattaaattttacag aatcTACGATAACAACTGTGGATATTACGAACATTAATGTTGAAACAGATcacttcataaataataataattcag atacaaGTACAGATTTAAAACATACtactaatattaatgaagcatcgattgattttatatcGCCATTGCTAGTAGATAAAGTTGTTGCAAATATAGGctctgaaaatattattaagactATGAAATCTGTCAATCATACAAACAACAAACATATGTCTTCAGGAATTATAGCGTTAATTACCGCAATCAGTTTTGCTGTAGCAATTGCATTGGTATATATTGGTATGATCATTTGGAGGCGGTATATTGA atatcgaTATGGACATCGGGAATTACTTGTTAATGAATTAGAATTTGATACTAATGATTTGCGACATTTTGAg cTGTGA
- the LOC108003736 gene encoding STAM-binding protein isoform X1, producing MNKETSEIKNAKHPPWKDVGISDPRARLKSLSDYASTVEMDRNIPPQRYYRSGVEMIRMADMCMKDNNLEYAYFLYVKFITIFVEKIRNHPQFDTVPLKDKEHNQQTLRKVLPKAEELKKQLLEQYQTELNKYMEDVKEREKIEKERQKREELEKLREEEERKNKLAALAAVKAAKAALSVTIEDDKSKKISTILSKPIVTPSIDITAQTSKEKPIIDRSTKPSLLCDTFTLRDIILPTKLMHNFLMLAFTNTMNNKETCGILAGKLEKNRLLVTHLLIPEQTGSPDSCVTHNEEDIFDYQDQHNLITLGWIHTHPTQTAFLSSVDLHTHCAYQLMMAEAIAIVCAPKYDETGFFILTPEYGLEFIANCRETGFHPHPTDPPLYTKAKHCKLDVTAVIEVVDLRRK from the exons atgaacaaGGAAACGTCAGAGATTAAAAATGCTAAACATCCTCCTTGGAAGGATGTTGGCATATCAGATCCACGAGCACGATTGAAGTCTCTTTCTGACTATGCTTCCACTGTAGAGATGGATCGTAACATTCCACCACAAAg atATTACCGTTCTGGTGTAGAAATGATTAGAATGGCAGACATGTGTATGAAAGATAATAATCTTgaatatgcatattttttatatgtcaaatttataac aatttttgttgaaaaaataagaaatcatcCACAATTTGATACAGTACCATTAAAGGATAAGGAACATAATCAACAAACATTACGGAAAGTACTTCCCAAGGCTGAGGaattaaagaaacaattattagAACAATATCAAAcagagttaaataaatatatggaagatgtaaaagaaagagaaaaaattgaaaaggaacGACAAAAACGAGAAGAACTAGAAaa attgagggaagaagaagaaaggaagaacaaATTAGCTGCACTAGCAGCTGTTAAAGCAGCAAAAGCTGCTTTATCTGTGACCATTGAAGATgacaaatctaaaaaaatatccactATATTATCAAAACCAATAGTAACTCCATCTATTGATATAACTGCACAAACATCAAAAGAAAA aCCTATTATAGATCGCTCAACAAAACCTTCTTTGCTTTGTGACACTTTTACTTTAAGAGATATAATACTGCCAACTAAATTAATGCATAACTTTCTCATGTTGGCTTTCACTAATACcatgaataataaagaaacttgTGGTATACTAGcaggaaaattagaaaaaaatagattactAGTTActcatttattaattcctgAACAAACTGGATCTCCAGATTCTTGTGTAACACACAATGAAgaagatatatttgattacCAAGATCAACATAATTTGATTACTCTTGGTTGGatacat ACACATCCTACACAGACTGCATTTCTGTCTAGTGTAGATCTTCATACACATTGTGCATATCAACTTATGATGGCTGAAGCAATTGCAATTGTTTGTGCTCCTAAATATGATGA aacagGATTCTTCATTTTAACTCCCGAATATGGATTagaatttattgcaaattgCAGAGAAACTGGATTTCATCCACATCCAACTGATCCACCACTATATaca aaaGCAAAACATTGTAAATTGGACGTAACAGCAGTTATAGAAGTAGTggatttaagaagaaaatga
- the LOC108003736 gene encoding STAM-binding protein isoform X2 — protein MNKETSEIKNAKHPPWKDVGISDPRARLKSLSDYASTVEMDRNIPPQRYYRSGVEMIRMADMCMKDNNLEYAYFLYVKFITIFVEKIRNHPQFDTVPLKDKEHNQQTLRKVLPKAEELKKQLLEQYQTELNKYMEDVKEREKIEKERQKREELEKLREEEERKNKLAALAAVKAAKAALSVTIEDDKSKKISTILSKPIVTPSIDITAQTSKEKPIIDRSTKPSLLCDTFTLRDIILPTKLMHNFLMLAFTNTMNNKETCGILAGKLEKNRLLVTHLLIPEQTGSPDSCVTHNEEDIFDYQDQHNLITLGWIHTHPTQTAFLSSVDLHTHCAYQLMMAEAIAIVCAPKYDEILHFNSRIWIRIYCKLQRNWISSTSN, from the exons atgaacaaGGAAACGTCAGAGATTAAAAATGCTAAACATCCTCCTTGGAAGGATGTTGGCATATCAGATCCACGAGCACGATTGAAGTCTCTTTCTGACTATGCTTCCACTGTAGAGATGGATCGTAACATTCCACCACAAAg atATTACCGTTCTGGTGTAGAAATGATTAGAATGGCAGACATGTGTATGAAAGATAATAATCTTgaatatgcatattttttatatgtcaaatttataac aatttttgttgaaaaaataagaaatcatcCACAATTTGATACAGTACCATTAAAGGATAAGGAACATAATCAACAAACATTACGGAAAGTACTTCCCAAGGCTGAGGaattaaagaaacaattattagAACAATATCAAAcagagttaaataaatatatggaagatgtaaaagaaagagaaaaaattgaaaaggaacGACAAAAACGAGAAGAACTAGAAaa attgagggaagaagaagaaaggaagaacaaATTAGCTGCACTAGCAGCTGTTAAAGCAGCAAAAGCTGCTTTATCTGTGACCATTGAAGATgacaaatctaaaaaaatatccactATATTATCAAAACCAATAGTAACTCCATCTATTGATATAACTGCACAAACATCAAAAGAAAA aCCTATTATAGATCGCTCAACAAAACCTTCTTTGCTTTGTGACACTTTTACTTTAAGAGATATAATACTGCCAACTAAATTAATGCATAACTTTCTCATGTTGGCTTTCACTAATACcatgaataataaagaaacttgTGGTATACTAGcaggaaaattagaaaaaaatagattactAGTTActcatttattaattcctgAACAAACTGGATCTCCAGATTCTTGTGTAACACACAATGAAgaagatatatttgattacCAAGATCAACATAATTTGATTACTCTTGGTTGGatacat ACACATCCTACACAGACTGCATTTCTGTCTAGTGTAGATCTTCATACACATTGTGCATATCAACTTATGATGGCTGAAGCAATTGCAATTGTTTGTGCTCCTAAATATGATGA GATTCTTCATTTTAACTCCCGAATATGGATTagaatttattgcaaattgCAGAGAAACTGGATTTCATCCACATCCAACTGA
- the LOC108003737 gene encoding DNA excision repair protein ERCC-1 isoform X1: protein MENTDEIEEKVSSPKQTKIDSTFQSAFNELRKSEFFNEAIPGPSKAKDSLKFSTLLVSLKQKGNPLLKFINNVPWEYSEIVPDYVMGKTTCALFLSIRYHQLNPDYIHERLKILGNMYNLRVLLVQVDVPEPHHALKHLTRICILADLTLMLAWNPEDAGKIIETYKIYENKPPDAIMDRSDTAPYQKLVNALTTIRSVNKTDATTLLSTFGTLSELIKTQSNTLALCPGIGLQKAERIHKTLHEQFLRPSKSIK, encoded by the exons ATGGAAAACACagatgaaattgaagaaaaagtcTCTTCACCTAAACAAACTAAAATTGATTCTACTTTTCAAT ctGCATTTAACGAATTaagaaaatcagaattttttaatgaagctATACCTGGTCCTTCTAAAGCCaaagattctttaaaatttagtaCATTGTTAGTTAGTTTAAAACAA aaAGGTAATCCATtactgaaatttataaataatgtccCTTGGGAATATTCTGAAATTGTACCAGATTATGTTATGGGAAAAACTACTTGTGCTCTTTTTTTGTCAATACGTTATCATCAACTTAATCCTGACTATATTCATGAACGTTTGAAAATCTTAGGAAACATGTATAATTTAAGAGTACTTTTAGTACAG gtaGATGTGCCAGAACCTCATCATgctttaaaacatttaacaaGGATTTGTATTCTAGCAGATTTGACATTAATGTTAGCATGGAATCCAGAAGATGcaggaaaaattatcgaaacatataaaatttatgaaaataaaccaCCTGATGCAATTATGGATCGAAGTGATACAGCACCATATCAAAAA TTAGTTAATGCTTTAACAACAATTCGATCAGTTAATAAAACAGATGCCACAACTCTTTTATCAACTTTTGGAACATTaagtgaattaataaaaacacagTCAAATACATTAGCTCTTTGTCCTGGTATTGGATTACAAAAAGCAGAAAGAATCCATAAAACATTGCATGAACAATTTTTACGTCCTTCAAAAtccataaaataa
- the LOC108003737 gene encoding DNA excision repair protein ERCC-1 isoform X2 codes for MKLKKKSLHLNKLKLILLFNKGNPLLKFINNVPWEYSEIVPDYVMGKTTCALFLSIRYHQLNPDYIHERLKILGNMYNLRVLLVQVDVPEPHHALKHLTRICILADLTLMLAWNPEDAGKIIETYKIYENKPPDAIMDRSDTAPYQKLVNALTTIRSVNKTDATTLLSTFGTLSELIKTQSNTLALCPGIGLQKAERIHKTLHEQFLRPSKSIK; via the exons atgaaattgaagaaaaagtcTCTTCACCTAAACAAACTAAAATTGATTCTACTTTTCAAT aaAGGTAATCCATtactgaaatttataaataatgtccCTTGGGAATATTCTGAAATTGTACCAGATTATGTTATGGGAAAAACTACTTGTGCTCTTTTTTTGTCAATACGTTATCATCAACTTAATCCTGACTATATTCATGAACGTTTGAAAATCTTAGGAAACATGTATAATTTAAGAGTACTTTTAGTACAG gtaGATGTGCCAGAACCTCATCATgctttaaaacatttaacaaGGATTTGTATTCTAGCAGATTTGACATTAATGTTAGCATGGAATCCAGAAGATGcaggaaaaattatcgaaacatataaaatttatgaaaataaaccaCCTGATGCAATTATGGATCGAAGTGATACAGCACCATATCAAAAA TTAGTTAATGCTTTAACAACAATTCGATCAGTTAATAAAACAGATGCCACAACTCTTTTATCAACTTTTGGAACATTaagtgaattaataaaaacacagTCAAATACATTAGCTCTTTGTCCTGGTATTGGATTACAAAAAGCAGAAAGAATCCATAAAACATTGCATGAACAATTTTTACGTCCTTCAAAAtccataaaataa